A window of the Desulfobacula toluolica Tol2 genome harbors these coding sequences:
- a CDS encoding heavy metal translocating P-type ATPase produces MTAKIFIKRTIVAFTAVICFTLNSWTDFSPVKWIGMIFYFVCFAMYLKTLYLALFKMKKVTADLLVVTVMIVSLLAGQILSGALVAWFISMGLAISFTIIERTGRKIAALTRETNKVVRVVRDGIIKAIPIDQVCPGDEVVVPQGEMIPVDGVITEGASSIDESVITGEPFALFKQTGDCVTSGSITTTSQLKIKAEKAGNKGFFYVMAKQIEASLKVKPKTHITADRIVQFFISGVVIYALGVFIVTGFLTKDLTAGLIRMAAVTAVACPCAWALSVPTAFAAAIGGLSSRGILVRGGTPLEIAGHAANVILDKTGTVTLAEPRVAGIKSFGLPEDELLQIAASIETGFNHPIANAIISHASGNKTHPLTAEGSEYLPGFGIKSSVKGRKVVIGSIETIKKLGMTVPKGIEIKGRATWIAIDGKTAGVIDIQDELREYSKNMGERLHDIGVKKVILATGDNEESEARRVANLIKSDGYLYGLKPDDKKSLVKELKTEGFTVMIGDGVNDAASLAAADVGISIGRTKADLAVKSSDIIVMRDDAASLIVILEKGKKLIRIIKENYAWAIGFNTIGIVLATVGILSPWLAALFHHISSVLVVLNSARLIRNDKTSLQRHPETD; encoded by the coding sequence ATGACTGCAAAAATATTTATAAAAAGAACAATAGTTGCTTTCACTGCTGTTATATGTTTTACCCTGAATTCATGGACAGACTTCTCACCTGTTAAATGGATAGGAATGATCTTCTATTTTGTCTGCTTTGCAATGTACCTGAAGACTCTCTATCTTGCCCTGTTCAAAATGAAAAAGGTAACCGCAGATCTTCTGGTGGTAACCGTCATGATAGTTTCTCTTCTGGCGGGACAAATATTGAGCGGTGCATTGGTTGCATGGTTTATCAGCATGGGTCTTGCAATATCTTTTACCATCATAGAAAGGACCGGACGTAAAATTGCAGCCCTCACCAGGGAAACAAACAAGGTCGTCCGGGTTGTAAGGGATGGTATCATCAAGGCAATTCCCATTGACCAAGTTTGCCCTGGTGATGAGGTAGTGGTTCCCCAAGGGGAGATGATACCCGTTGACGGAGTGATCACAGAGGGTGCCTCATCCATTGACGAATCCGTTATCACGGGCGAGCCCTTTGCCTTGTTTAAGCAGACGGGAGATTGCGTAACATCGGGTTCAATCACCACCACGTCTCAGCTTAAAATCAAGGCAGAAAAGGCAGGGAACAAGGGATTTTTCTATGTAATGGCAAAACAGATAGAAGCATCCCTTAAGGTTAAACCCAAAACTCACATCACCGCTGACAGGATTGTTCAATTCTTTATTTCCGGTGTGGTCATCTATGCCCTGGGAGTATTTATTGTTACCGGATTTCTCACAAAAGACCTTACAGCCGGTCTTATTCGAATGGCTGCTGTGACGGCGGTGGCTTGTCCATGCGCCTGGGCACTTTCGGTTCCCACAGCCTTTGCTGCTGCAATAGGCGGTTTGAGCAGCCGCGGCATCCTTGTTCGGGGTGGAACACCCCTGGAAATTGCCGGACATGCTGCAAACGTAATACTTGACAAGACAGGTACCGTCACTCTGGCCGAGCCAAGGGTTGCTGGAATCAAAAGCTTTGGACTGCCTGAGGATGAACTGCTTCAAATCGCAGCCTCCATTGAAACAGGCTTTAACCATCCTATTGCCAATGCCATTATCTCCCATGCATCCGGGAACAAAACTCACCCCTTAACGGCGGAAGGATCAGAATATCTGCCGGGCTTTGGCATAAAATCTTCGGTAAAAGGCCGTAAAGTGGTCATAGGTTCCATCGAAACAATAAAAAAACTGGGCATGACGGTGCCGAAGGGGATTGAAATCAAAGGACGTGCCACATGGATAGCCATTGACGGCAAAACAGCAGGGGTTATTGATATCCAGGATGAACTCAGAGAATATTCAAAAAATATGGGGGAAAGACTTCATGACATCGGCGTAAAAAAAGTTATCCTTGCAACCGGGGACAATGAGGAATCCGAGGCAAGGCGGGTTGCAAATCTTATAAAGTCAGACGGGTATCTTTATGGTTTAAAACCCGATGATAAAAAATCCCTGGTAAAAGAATTAAAAACTGAAGGTTTTACCGTGATGATCGGAGACGGGGTCAATGATGCAGCATCCTTAGCCGCAGCAGATGTGGGAATTTCCATTGGACGTACCAAAGCTGATCTTGCTGTCAAGTCTTCCGACATCATAGTGATGCGGGATGATGCCGCAAGCCTGATTGTCATCCTGGAAAAGGGTAAAAAACTGATCCGTATTATCAAGGAAAATTATGCCTGGGCCATTGGCTTCAATACCATCGGCATTGTACTTGCCACGGTGGGAATCCTGAGTCCGTGGCTTGCCGCCTTGTTTCACCATATAAGTTCGGTGCTGGTTGTACTCAATTCCGCAAGATTGATCCGAAACGACAAAACCAGTTTACAACGACACCCTGAAACTGATTAA
- a CDS encoding DUF3450 domain-containing protein — protein MYYRKILLNIIIAGLTCLIALPPSLAQNFDITSHAVRNEISKAMDVEKKIQKRVTAWTEKAADLSDKLNRLREEKQRMEKKLQKLMRLKTLEEKKHAENKRKKKEADRVRNELSDYLDSVLVKLETHIKQDLPFLMAERQARIDSLKDMMVDPTESSAEKFRRLFEALQIETEYGTTIEASQKTITFEGTQVLVNVFRLGRVSLFCQTIDKKKSGYFDIREKNWKILPEDVNRDMAKALAMARLERSVELVKLPLGRIVRP, from the coding sequence GTGTATTATCGAAAGATACTATTAAATATTATTATAGCAGGACTGACATGTTTGATTGCCCTGCCCCCGTCTTTAGCTCAAAATTTTGATATCACAAGTCATGCTGTTCGTAATGAAATATCCAAAGCCATGGATGTTGAAAAAAAAATTCAAAAAAGAGTAACTGCCTGGACTGAAAAAGCAGCAGATCTGTCGGACAAGCTTAACCGGCTCAGGGAAGAAAAACAACGTATGGAAAAAAAGTTGCAAAAGCTTATGCGCCTCAAGACCCTGGAAGAAAAAAAACATGCGGAAAACAAGCGCAAGAAAAAAGAGGCTGACCGTGTACGCAATGAATTGTCCGATTATCTGGATTCCGTACTGGTAAAACTTGAAACCCATATCAAGCAGGATCTGCCGTTTCTAATGGCTGAAAGACAGGCAAGAATAGATTCCCTGAAAGACATGATGGTGGACCCAACAGAATCCTCAGCAGAAAAATTCAGGCGGCTTTTTGAAGCCCTCCAGATTGAAACGGAATACGGCACCACCATAGAGGCAAGCCAGAAAACAATCACCTTTGAAGGCACACAGGTATTGGTGAATGTTTTCAGGCTGGGCCGGGTATCGCTTTTCTGCCAGACCATTGACAAGAAAAAAAGCGGTTATTTTGACATAAGGGAAAAAAACTGGAAAATTCTGCCCGAAGATGTAAACCGGGATATGGCAAAAGCTCTTGCCATGGCGAGACTGGAACGGAGTGTTGAACTTGTTAAACTACCCCTGGGAAGGATTGTACGACCATGA
- a CDS encoding FeoA family protein, whose translation MTLDELQPGNECNIKKLSARDKLGQRLMDMGIYPGLNLKVVRNAPLEDPLEVEVDGYFISLRHDEARFIEVERNGDR comes from the coding sequence ATGACTTTGGATGAACTTCAACCGGGCAATGAATGTAACATTAAAAAACTGTCAGCACGAGACAAGCTGGGACAAAGGCTTATGGATATGGGGATTTATCCGGGTCTGAATCTCAAAGTTGTAAGGAATGCCCCATTGGAAGATCCCCTGGAAGTGGAAGTAGACGGTTATTTCATCAGTCTGCGTCATGATGAGGCCCGTTTTATAGAGGTGGAACGTAATGGGGACAGATAA
- a CDS encoding MotA/TolQ/ExbB proton channel family protein has protein sequence MKKTLLTLFVLICFISPLHAEDMRKAALMAKKELEMTLERDQQSQTDIQKSKLSITQEIDRLEARNTQLKQNIKTIDQEIALLHTENETMEQEAARDKAQMDELSGAVRVAAGNLSAILTASMYTADDTGRRDKLAPVLDTDRFPGIDDMKTISNLFLEESALAGGIELKPMNFVSDTGEKVRGDVLILGGFTSAYRLGDKTGFLNYSPEGNQLYALSALPSRHVRKTLDRYMSGESDSVFIDISRGGALRQITHKQSLKDQIQKGGLLVWPILALGMFAVFIGIERTFFLGRVHANTDKVMGKVNQLAAKGLWEDCNAMVGEKKIPVYNVLRSGLGARSENRETLESILQESILKELPRLERFLPMLNIMGSIAPLIGLLGTVTGMISTFHVITLYGTGDPRMMSGGISTALVTTMMGLGVAIPIMLLYTFLCRRVEHVIGDMEEKAVALTNIIYREIK, from the coding sequence ATGAAAAAAACATTATTAACTCTCTTTGTGCTGATCTGTTTCATATCTCCCCTTCATGCCGAAGATATGCGCAAGGCAGCCTTGATGGCAAAAAAAGAACTGGAAATGACCCTTGAAAGGGATCAACAAAGCCAAACCGATATTCAAAAAAGCAAACTTTCAATCACTCAGGAGATAGACCGCCTTGAAGCCCGAAACACACAATTGAAACAAAATATCAAAACCATAGATCAAGAAATTGCATTATTGCATACTGAAAATGAAACGATGGAACAAGAAGCTGCCCGGGACAAGGCGCAAATGGACGAATTATCCGGTGCAGTCCGTGTGGCGGCAGGAAACCTCAGCGCCATACTTACCGCCTCAATGTATACGGCGGATGATACCGGCCGCAGGGACAAACTTGCCCCTGTTCTGGATACCGACCGCTTCCCCGGCATTGATGATATGAAGACAATCTCAAATCTTTTCCTGGAAGAAAGCGCGCTTGCCGGAGGCATTGAGCTAAAACCAATGAATTTTGTCTCGGATACGGGTGAAAAGGTACGGGGAGATGTACTGATCCTTGGGGGATTCACTTCTGCCTACAGGCTTGGGGACAAGACAGGATTTTTAAATTATTCCCCTGAAGGCAACCAATTGTATGCCCTGTCCGCCCTTCCCTCCCGGCATGTCCGAAAAACCTTGGACCGATACATGAGCGGTGAATCCGATTCAGTCTTTATCGATATTTCCAGGGGCGGAGCCCTTCGCCAGATCACCCACAAACAAAGCCTCAAGGATCAGATTCAAAAAGGAGGATTACTGGTCTGGCCCATTCTCGCTTTGGGTATGTTTGCCGTATTCATCGGTATTGAAAGAACATTTTTCCTGGGAAGGGTCCATGCCAATACAGACAAAGTCATGGGAAAGGTAAACCAATTGGCGGCCAAAGGGCTCTGGGAAGACTGCAACGCCATGGTAGGAGAGAAGAAAATCCCTGTTTATAATGTATTGCGGTCCGGCCTGGGTGCCAGATCTGAAAATCGGGAAACCCTGGAAAGTATCCTCCAGGAGTCTATTTTAAAGGAACTGCCCAGACTGGAACGATTCCTTCCCATGCTCAATATCATGGGGTCCATCGCCCCTCTCATAGGACTTTTAGGAACTGTTACAGGAATGATCTCCACCTTTCATGTCATCACCCTGTACGGCACCGGAGACCCGAGAATGATGTCCGGCGGCATCTCAACCGCCCTTGTGACAACCATGATGGGACTGGGCGTGGCCATCCCCATCATGCTGTTGTACACCTTTTTGTGCAGACGGGTGGAGCATGTGATAGGGGATATGGAAGAAAAGGCCGTCGCCCTGACCAATATTATTTACAGGGAGATCAAATAG
- a CDS encoding metal-dependent transcriptional regulator, whose protein sequence is MAKKNQLSESLEDYLETILELQKTKTVARSKDIAEKMDIKRGSVTGMLKKLAGKELINYEPYGYVTLTPEGKKIALEIERRHIFLKDFFYRVLKVDEKTADRTACQMEHAMNQQTFNKFKKFINKIDTCPHNDINPNSD, encoded by the coding sequence ATGGCCAAAAAAAATCAACTTTCAGAAAGTCTTGAAGATTATCTTGAAACCATACTTGAACTACAAAAAACAAAAACCGTTGCCCGTTCCAAGGATATTGCCGAGAAAATGGACATTAAAAGAGGTTCCGTTACAGGAATGTTAAAAAAGCTTGCCGGAAAAGAACTTATCAACTATGAGCCCTATGGATATGTCACATTAACCCCTGAAGGCAAAAAAATCGCATTGGAGATTGAGCGCCGTCATATTTTTTTAAAAGATTTTTTCTATAGAGTTTTAAAGGTGGATGAAAAAACAGCAGACCGTACGGCATGCCAAATGGAACATGCAATGAATCAACAGACCTTTAATAAGTTTAAAAAGTTTATAAACAAAATTGACACCTGCCCCCATAATGATATTAACCCGAACAGCGATTAG
- the feoB gene encoding ferrous iron transport protein B → MGTDKLLVSLAGQPNCGKSTVFNALTGAKQHVANYPGVTVDKMVGWYHCNGTRVEVVDLPGTYSMTSYSPEERVSRDFILHENPSVVINTMDASNLKRCLYLTFQLLEMEIPVILNLNMMDVAKSRGMTIDRAALSRQLGIPVVATSMKQGRGKKELIDAVQAVGNRKAPQTPVRVDYKEMESYLRDIRDLLKSGTDFEDVYPIRWMAIKLMEGDEEVRRLIREKVSRAEELLARVTLIREKFETDLEETAEMYVAQCRYMAAEAVCKPCLTMPATAKRPLSDKIDNVVCHKFLGPAVMVGVIWLLYYLSIVQGYNLTNYTWPWLAKIRNLAAAAMPDPGFIDIPLIRAFTLWLVDSVNALLNYIPIFFILFALIAMLEDSGYMPRMAFIMDRLFNRFGLHGQSTLPMVLGGIYVGGCAVPGVMSCRGIPDERSRLTTIFIIPMLNCLAKVPLYVLLINIYFAEHKAMAMFFISTISLLMVLPVSKLLTMTILRNKETAPFVMEMPPYHMPTIRGVLGRAIERVWMFIRKITTIVVALAVVIFILLQFPGISRESIDNYNVGKDKAIANFREKIADTSYEQALEGKNLMAMILFWESYKNKKVLTRGPEAGKVLKEKFKARNPVFFTIAQPGKDKVAKKVNRAFKKLVKARKKILREMRKERIDQSFLGRLGKAIVPATQWAGFNWRVNVALLSAFAAKESSVATLGALYEQDDAGESLENRMAKGEEGFTPLHALALMMFMVLYPPCLATSIAVKLLSGSVKWMMFSMTYQMLLGIIVSTLIFTGGSILGLTGLQAMVAFYGLALTITIIMGFIKPKSEHA, encoded by the coding sequence ATGGGGACAGATAAGCTGCTTGTCAGCCTGGCTGGCCAGCCCAATTGCGGGAAATCAACCGTTTTCAATGCCCTTACCGGTGCCAAACAGCATGTAGCCAATTATCCCGGTGTAACCGTGGATAAGATGGTGGGTTGGTATCATTGTAACGGCACCCGGGTGGAAGTGGTGGATCTGCCGGGTACCTACAGCATGACATCCTATTCTCCTGAAGAACGGGTGTCCAGGGATTTTATCCTTCATGAAAATCCGTCCGTGGTCATTAACACCATGGATGCAAGCAACCTCAAGCGCTGTCTGTATCTTACTTTTCAGCTCCTGGAAATGGAAATTCCGGTCATTTTAAACCTGAATATGATGGATGTGGCGAAAAGTCGTGGAATGACCATTGACCGTGCAGCCCTGTCCAGGCAACTGGGTATTCCAGTGGTTGCCACGTCCATGAAACAGGGCCGGGGTAAAAAAGAGCTTATAGATGCCGTACAGGCTGTTGGAAACCGGAAAGCCCCCCAGACTCCGGTCCGGGTGGATTACAAGGAAATGGAATCCTATCTCAGGGATATCAGGGATTTGCTTAAATCCGGCACAGATTTTGAGGATGTATACCCCATACGCTGGATGGCCATCAAGCTCATGGAAGGTGATGAGGAGGTCCGGCGCCTTATCCGGGAAAAAGTATCTCGTGCAGAAGAGCTTCTGGCAAGGGTTACGCTCATCAGGGAAAAATTTGAGACAGACCTTGAGGAAACAGCGGAGATGTATGTGGCCCAGTGCCGGTACATGGCGGCCGAAGCCGTTTGCAAACCCTGCCTGACCATGCCTGCTACGGCAAAAAGACCATTATCCGATAAAATTGATAATGTCGTCTGCCATAAATTTTTAGGGCCTGCCGTCATGGTGGGTGTTATCTGGCTTTTGTATTACCTGTCCATTGTCCAGGGCTATAACCTGACCAATTATACCTGGCCTTGGCTGGCCAAAATACGGAATCTTGCGGCAGCGGCAATGCCTGATCCGGGATTTATCGACATACCGCTGATCCGGGCCTTTACTTTGTGGCTGGTGGACTCGGTCAATGCCCTGCTCAATTATATTCCCATTTTTTTCATCCTGTTCGCCTTGATTGCCATGCTGGAGGACAGTGGGTACATGCCCCGCATGGCATTTATCATGGACAGGCTGTTTAACCGTTTCGGCCTCCACGGCCAGTCCACCCTGCCTATGGTTCTGGGCGGCATTTATGTGGGGGGGTGCGCGGTCCCCGGTGTAATGTCCTGCAGGGGCATACCGGATGAACGCTCCCGGCTGACCACCATCTTTATTATTCCAATGCTTAACTGTCTTGCCAAGGTGCCTCTTTATGTTCTACTGATCAATATTTATTTTGCAGAGCACAAGGCAATGGCCATGTTTTTTATTTCTACCATCAGTCTTTTGATGGTGCTGCCCGTATCAAAGCTTCTGACCATGACGATTTTAAGGAACAAGGAAACCGCTCCCTTTGTCATGGAAATGCCTCCCTACCACATGCCTACCATTCGTGGGGTTCTGGGACGGGCAATAGAAAGGGTCTGGATGTTTATCCGCAAGATTACCACCATTGTGGTGGCCCTGGCTGTGGTCATTTTCATTCTTTTGCAATTCCCCGGCATCAGCAGGGAAAGCATTGACAATTATAATGTAGGAAAAGATAAGGCCATTGCAAACTTCCGGGAAAAGATTGCAGACACCTCCTATGAACAAGCATTGGAAGGGAAAAACCTCATGGCCATGATTCTTTTCTGGGAGAGTTATAAGAACAAGAAAGTGTTGACCAGGGGACCTGAGGCAGGCAAGGTTCTAAAGGAGAAATTTAAGGCCAGGAATCCTGTTTTTTTCACCATTGCCCAGCCCGGCAAGGATAAGGTCGCTAAAAAAGTGAACAGGGCATTTAAAAAACTGGTTAAGGCCAGAAAAAAAATTTTGCGCGAGATGCGTAAGGAACGTATTGATCAAAGTTTTTTGGGACGTCTTGGGAAGGCAATTGTACCGGCGACCCAGTGGGCCGGTTTTAACTGGCGGGTCAATGTAGCGCTGCTTTCCGCTTTTGCTGCCAAGGAAAGCTCAGTTGCCACCCTGGGAGCCCTGTATGAACAGGATGATGCAGGTGAATCCCTTGAAAATCGCATGGCCAAAGGAGAAGAAGGATTTACTCCTCTGCATGCTCTGGCCCTGATGATGTTCATGGTATTATATCCGCCCTGTCTTGCCACTTCCATTGCCGTGAAACTGCTGTCGGGTTCTGTAAAGTGGATGATGTTTTCTATGACATACCAAATGCTTCTGGGTATCATTGTTTCAACCCTGATTTTTACGGGCGGAAGCATCCTTGGACTTACAGGGCTTCAGGCAATGGTAGCATTTTATGGGCTGGCACTGACCATCACAATTATAATGGGTTTTATTAAACCAAAATCAGAACACGCATAA
- a CDS encoding DUF4198 domain-containing protein, with amino-acid sequence MKKLYVMLTSLAVMAMTVPAFAHFQMIYTPEAALNKGGKIPLALVFTHPFEAGHTMDMGKPEQFFAVRSRGENTPKKIDLLDSLKPITWTSLTNSGNAWETTYSARGGDHIFCLIPDPYWEANESFYIKQNTKVIINVGGEPGAWMEPVGLPTEIVPMAKPYDRWTGNVFQGQVLFNGKPVSGAEIEIEFMNHKPLLDKKTFAKEAKATAPQDAFVLQTIFADENGVFTFGIPKAGWWGFAALDLDPDYTHKGKKCSRDAVIWIKAVDMK; translated from the coding sequence ATGAAAAAGTTGTATGTTATGTTAACAAGCTTGGCTGTTATGGCGATGACGGTTCCTGCATTTGCTCATTTTCAAATGATTTATACGCCGGAAGCAGCCTTGAACAAAGGCGGCAAAATTCCTCTGGCTTTGGTATTTACCCATCCCTTTGAAGCCGGTCATACCATGGATATGGGAAAGCCCGAGCAGTTTTTTGCCGTCCGTTCCAGAGGAGAAAACACACCCAAGAAAATTGATCTTCTGGACAGTTTGAAACCCATTACCTGGACCAGCCTGACCAATTCGGGCAACGCCTGGGAAACCACTTATTCCGCCCGGGGAGGTGATCATATTTTTTGTCTGATTCCTGATCCTTACTGGGAAGCCAATGAATCTTTTTATATCAAACAGAACACCAAGGTCATCATTAATGTGGGCGGAGAGCCTGGTGCATGGATGGAGCCTGTCGGCCTTCCCACGGAAATCGTTCCCATGGCCAAACCCTATGACCGCTGGACCGGCAATGTCTTCCAGGGCCAGGTACTTTTCAACGGTAAACCGGTTTCCGGTGCGGAAATTGAAATCGAATTCATGAACCACAAGCCCTTGCTGGACAAAAAAACCTTTGCCAAAGAAGCCAAGGCCACTGCGCCCCAGGACGCCTTTGTTCTCCAGACCATTTTTGCAGATGAAAACGGTGTATTCACCTTTGGTATTCCCAAGGCAGGATGGTGGGGATTTGCCGCACTTGACCTTGATCCCGACTATACCCACAAGGGTAAAAAGTGTTCCAGGGATGCTGTTATCTGGATCAAGGCCGTTGATATGAAATAG
- the lon gene encoding endopeptidase La, which produces MTDDSKPITPEIVEEENEKSDGQLVQQISKPDVLYLIPITGRPHLPAQVQPLIVSKQRWEETLTKASKDSKNLLGIAYVKEVKGKYIYKENFPKVGCVARMMNIADVQGNIQFIAQGLERFRIKRFLSDKPPFVVEVEYFEKTKENEDELKAYAIAIINSIKQLLSLNPLYSEEVKQYLGMFSPDQPSPLTDFAAGITTASGDELQEILEFSSVIERMKKVMMLLQKEIEIGKLQSKIQKDINIQVDESKRTFFLKEQLKAIQKELGLQKDDKTSDVDKFKEKFKKLDPPEHVVKRFDEEIEKLSVLETGSAEYGVTRNYLDWITAFPWGVHSEDNIDIQRAEEVLDRDHAGLSDVKERIIEFFAAGIYKKDISGSIILFVGPPGVGKTSIGKSIAEALGRKFYRFSLGGMRDEAEIKGHRRTYVGALPGKLVQALKDTGVANPVIMLDEVDKIGASYQGDPASALLEVLDPEQNTEFLDHYMDLRIDLSKVLFICTANQLDTIPRPLLDRMDRINLSGYITEEKMEIARKHLWPKLLRRNNLTSQVITITEPTIRYLIEGYAREAGVRNLEKQLNKIIRKSIVTILKEKKDQIRINIKSLEDLLGPPVFKQEKPMSGIGVVTGLAWTQMGGATLPIEAVRVHEKNAGFKLTGKLGDVMQESAAIAYSHVRANLGSFKISKKYFDNAFIHIHVPEGATPKDGPSAGVTIATALVSLATGKTINRPLAMTGEITLTGDVLPVGGIKEKIIAARRTGIREIILPEGCTPDFKKLPEHIKDGIDFHFAKKYKDVFKVVFNDF; this is translated from the coding sequence ATGACTGATGACAGCAAGCCGATTACACCTGAAATAGTTGAAGAAGAGAATGAAAAGTCAGATGGTCAACTGGTTCAGCAAATCTCAAAACCGGATGTTTTATACTTGATTCCCATTACGGGACGGCCTCATTTGCCTGCACAGGTTCAACCCCTTATCGTCAGCAAGCAAAGATGGGAAGAAACACTGACCAAAGCATCCAAAGATTCTAAAAATCTTCTGGGTATCGCATATGTGAAAGAAGTAAAAGGAAAATATATATATAAGGAAAATTTTCCCAAAGTAGGATGTGTTGCAAGGATGATGAATATAGCAGATGTTCAGGGGAATATTCAGTTTATTGCCCAGGGGCTTGAAAGATTTCGAATCAAGCGGTTTCTTTCGGATAAACCCCCTTTTGTGGTTGAAGTGGAGTACTTTGAAAAAACAAAAGAAAATGAAGATGAGCTTAAAGCCTATGCTATTGCTATTATCAATTCCATCAAGCAATTGCTTTCATTGAATCCATTATATTCTGAAGAGGTAAAGCAATACCTGGGAATGTTCAGCCCGGACCAACCCTCACCCCTGACTGATTTTGCCGCTGGAATTACCACGGCATCGGGTGATGAACTGCAGGAAATTCTGGAATTTTCATCTGTTATAGAACGTATGAAAAAAGTGATGATGCTGCTTCAAAAAGAGATAGAAATAGGAAAGCTTCAATCCAAAATCCAGAAAGATATCAATATTCAGGTGGATGAAAGCAAGCGAACCTTTTTTTTGAAAGAACAGCTCAAAGCAATTCAAAAAGAACTCGGACTGCAAAAAGATGATAAAACTTCGGATGTGGATAAATTTAAAGAAAAGTTTAAAAAACTTGATCCGCCCGAACATGTGGTGAAGCGGTTTGATGAAGAGATTGAAAAATTATCCGTGCTGGAGACAGGATCAGCTGAATACGGAGTCACCAGAAATTACCTGGACTGGATCACCGCTTTTCCATGGGGAGTCCATTCCGAAGACAATATTGATATTCAAAGGGCTGAAGAAGTTCTTGACCGGGATCATGCAGGGCTGTCGGACGTCAAAGAAAGGATTATAGAATTTTTTGCCGCCGGTATTTACAAAAAAGATATTTCAGGTTCCATTATCCTGTTTGTCGGTCCTCCTGGTGTGGGTAAAACCTCCATTGGAAAATCAATTGCCGAGGCCCTGGGAAGAAAGTTCTATCGGTTCAGCCTTGGCGGGATGAGGGATGAGGCCGAGATCAAAGGGCATCGAAGAACCTATGTGGGGGCATTGCCTGGAAAACTGGTACAGGCCTTAAAGGATACGGGAGTGGCAAACCCGGTGATCATGCTGGATGAGGTGGATAAAATCGGGGCATCCTACCAGGGGGACCCTGCATCTGCTTTGCTCGAAGTGCTTGATCCTGAACAAAATACCGAGTTTCTGGATCATTACATGGATCTTCGGATTGATTTGTCAAAGGTTTTGTTTATCTGCACGGCCAATCAGCTGGATACCATCCCGCGGCCCCTTCTGGACAGGATGGACCGTATTAATCTGTCCGGTTATATTACGGAAGAAAAAATGGAGATTGCAAGAAAACATCTGTGGCCAAAGCTTTTGCGGCGAAATAACCTGACATCCCAGGTGATCACCATAACAGAACCCACCATCCGGTATCTGATTGAAGGTTATGCAAGAGAAGCCGGGGTCAGAAATCTTGAAAAGCAGCTCAATAAAATAATCAGAAAAAGCATTGTGACCATATTAAAGGAAAAAAAAGATCAGATCAGGATCAACATTAAATCCCTGGAAGATTTACTGGGGCCGCCGGTTTTCAAACAGGAAAAGCCCATGTCCGGCATTGGGGTGGTAACAGGTCTTGCCTGGACCCAGATGGGCGGTGCAACCCTTCCTATTGAGGCGGTCCGGGTTCATGAAAAAAATGCGGGATTTAAACTTACCGGCAAGCTCGGGGATGTGATGCAGGAATCAGCAGCCATTGCATACAGCCATGTCAGGGCCAATCTGGGATCATTTAAAATCAGTAAAAAATATTTTGACAATGCCTTTATACATATCCATGTTCCTGAAGGAGCAACCCCTAAAGACGGCCCAAGTGCCGGTGTCACCATTGCAACGGCCCTGGTGTCCCTTGCCACGGGCAAGACCATCAACCGTCCCCTTGCCATGACAGGGGAGATCACTTTGACAGGAGATGTCCTGCCTGTCGGTGGAATAAAAGAAAAAATTATTGCTGCAAGGCGGACCGGTATTCGAGAAATTAT